One genomic segment of Synechocystis sp. LKSZ1 includes these proteins:
- a CDS encoding response regulator transcription factor, whose protein sequence is MPLLVLMADDDPSTCSLVKDFLEMQGYAVITANNGQEAMALLSTYHPHLLISDVKMPKQDGYHLLWELRQRPEFRLLPVILLTECDQPEQRIQGYQMGCDAYLPKPFNLLELLAIARNLLERSQVIQNELRFQREERPLSPQAGDADIPEQIREAMDQSMLAHLESLNLTQRELEVLDVLIQGFSNVAIGQHLHLSPRTVEKYVSNLLRKTRTNNRAELVGFALKYHRKDG, encoded by the coding sequence ATGCCGCTTTTGGTTTTAATGGCCGACGATGATCCCAGTACCTGCTCCCTGGTAAAGGATTTTTTAGAAATGCAGGGGTACGCTGTGATCACCGCCAATAATGGCCAAGAGGCCATGGCCCTGCTCAGCACTTATCATCCCCATCTGCTAATCTCCGATGTGAAAATGCCCAAGCAAGACGGCTATCATTTACTCTGGGAATTGCGTCAACGGCCGGAATTTCGGCTCTTGCCGGTTATTTTATTAACGGAGTGTGACCAGCCAGAACAACGAATTCAGGGCTATCAGATGGGCTGTGATGCCTACTTACCGAAGCCTTTTAACTTACTGGAATTATTGGCCATTGCCCGTAATCTTCTAGAACGGAGCCAAGTGATTCAAAATGAATTGCGCTTCCAGCGAGAAGAGCGGCCGCTTAGTCCCCAGGCAGGAGACGCTGACATCCCCGAACAAATCCGTGAAGCCATGGATCAATCGATGTTGGCCCATTTGGAATCGCTCAATCTAACCCAGCGGGAGCTAGAGGTTCTCGATGTCCTGATTCAGGGGTTTTCCAATGTGGCCATTGGCCAACATCTGCACCTGAGTCCTCGCACTGTTGAGAAATATGTGAGTAATCTTCTGCGGAAGACCCGTACTAATAACCGAGCTGAATTAGTCGGCTTTGCCCTCAAGTACCATCGCAAGGACGGATGA
- a CDS encoding glycosyltransferase family 1 protein: MRIALFTETFLPKIDGIVTRLKHTVEHLQRQGHQVLVFCPEGGLREYKGARIHGVKGMPLPLYPELKLAFPGPPLKQALQRFRPDVIHVVNPAVLGVGGIYYAKTLQIPLVASYHTHLPQYLQHYGLGALEGLLWELLKLGHNQAMLNLCTSSAMVQELQSHGIERVDLWQRGVDTELFQPHLASRSMREKLSQGHPEAPLLLYVGRVSAEKQIDEIKPVLAAIPQARLAIVGDGPQREALEAHFAGTPTYFAGYMQGLELASAFASADAFIFPSRTETLGLVLLEAMAAGCPVVAAASGGITDIVSDGINGYLFNPQDPQGVVAATQRLLASPEERETLRRNARLEAERWGWAAATQQLQTYYEQILGRSSLPQVA; encoded by the coding sequence ATGAGAATTGCGCTTTTTACCGAAACCTTTTTGCCTAAAATTGACGGTATTGTCACTCGTCTCAAGCATACCGTCGAGCACCTCCAGCGACAGGGCCACCAGGTGCTGGTCTTCTGTCCAGAGGGAGGCTTAAGGGAATACAAAGGGGCCAGGATCCATGGGGTTAAGGGCATGCCGCTCCCTCTCTATCCTGAGCTTAAACTAGCTTTTCCGGGGCCACCACTCAAGCAAGCCCTGCAACGATTCCGTCCTGACGTGATCCATGTCGTCAATCCGGCAGTGTTGGGGGTCGGCGGCATTTACTATGCCAAAACCCTCCAGATTCCCTTGGTGGCCTCCTACCATACCCACCTACCCCAATACCTCCAGCATTATGGCCTAGGGGCCTTAGAGGGTCTCCTCTGGGAACTCCTCAAGTTGGGTCATAATCAGGCTATGCTCAATCTTTGTACTTCGTCGGCCATGGTACAGGAACTGCAAAGCCACGGCATTGAGCGGGTTGACCTCTGGCAACGGGGCGTTGATACGGAGCTTTTCCAACCTCATCTAGCCTCCCGAAGCATGCGCGAGAAGCTTTCCCAGGGCCATCCCGAAGCCCCCCTATTACTCTACGTGGGAAGAGTCTCCGCTGAAAAACAAATTGATGAAATTAAACCGGTTTTGGCTGCGATTCCCCAGGCCCGTCTGGCCATCGTCGGAGATGGCCCCCAGCGGGAGGCCCTGGAAGCCCATTTTGCTGGAACACCGACTTATTTTGCGGGTTATATGCAGGGCTTAGAATTAGCCTCTGCCTTTGCCTCCGCCGATGCCTTTATTTTTCCCTCTCGTACTGAAACCCTGGGGTTAGTATTGTTAGAAGCCATGGCAGCGGGTTGTCCGGTGGTGGCGGCGGCCTCTGGAGGTATTACCGACATTGTTAGTGATGGGATTAATGGTTATCTTTTCAATCCCCAAGACCCTCAGGGGGTTGTGGCGGCAACCCAACGACTACTCGCCTCGCCAGAGGAGCGGGAAACCCTACGGCGCAATGCCCGTCTTGAAGCAGAACGCTGGGGTTGGGCCGCCGCTACTCAACAACTTCAAACCTATTACGAACAGATCCTCGGACGTTCTTCCCTGCCCCAGGTGGCCTAG
- the sat gene encoding sulfate adenylyltransferase has translation MSISVDGIAPHGGQLINRIATPAERAEFLAQADHLSRIQLDERATSDLVMIAIGGFSPLKGFMEQADYELVVEEMHLTNGLPWTIPITLSVAEAVAEPLKEGSWVRLDNPQGQFIGVLELTQKYYYNRAHEAVNVYRTDDQAHPGVKVVYDQGPVNLAGPVWLLEREAHPQFPAYQIDPLVSRKLFAEKGWQTIVGFQTRNPIHRAHEYIQKCALEVVDGLFLHPLVGATKSDDIPADVRMRCYEIMLEHYFPQDRVILAINPSAMRYAGPREAIFHALIRKNYGCTHFIVGRDHAGVGDYYGTYDAQYLFDEFKPEALGIVPMKFEHAFYCTRTQQMATTKTSPSSKEERIHLSGTKVRELLRQGKMPPPEFSRPEVAQELIRAMQAAATEG, from the coding sequence ATGAGTATTTCTGTTGACGGCATCGCCCCCCACGGTGGCCAACTGATTAATCGCATTGCAACCCCAGCGGAGCGAGCAGAATTTTTGGCCCAAGCGGATCATCTGTCCCGTATTCAGCTCGATGAACGGGCCACCTCTGACCTGGTGATGATTGCCATTGGTGGTTTCAGTCCCCTGAAGGGCTTTATGGAACAGGCTGATTATGAGTTGGTCGTGGAGGAAATGCACCTCACCAACGGTCTGCCCTGGACGATTCCCATTACCCTCTCCGTTGCGGAAGCGGTGGCTGAACCCCTCAAGGAAGGCAGTTGGGTGCGGCTCGATAATCCCCAGGGTCAGTTCATCGGGGTCTTAGAACTCACGCAAAAATATTACTACAACCGGGCCCACGAGGCTGTGAATGTATACCGCACCGATGACCAGGCCCATCCCGGCGTTAAGGTGGTTTACGACCAAGGGCCTGTCAATTTAGCCGGGCCGGTTTGGTTACTAGAGCGTGAAGCCCATCCCCAGTTTCCGGCCTATCAGATCGATCCCCTAGTCTCTCGTAAATTATTTGCTGAAAAAGGTTGGCAAACCATTGTCGGCTTCCAGACCCGTAACCCCATTCACCGGGCCCATGAATATATCCAGAAATGCGCTCTAGAAGTGGTGGATGGCCTGTTTCTGCATCCTCTGGTGGGGGCCACTAAAAGCGACGATATTCCGGCGGATGTGCGGATGCGTTGCTACGAAATTATGCTAGAGCATTATTTCCCCCAAGACCGGGTGATTTTAGCCATTAATCCTTCTGCTATGCGCTACGCGGGCCCTCGGGAGGCGATTTTCCATGCCTTGATCCGCAAAAACTACGGCTGTACTCACTTTATCGTGGGCCGTGACCATGCGGGGGTCGGTGACTACTACGGCACCTACGATGCTCAGTATCTGTTTGATGAGTTTAAGCCTGAGGCCCTGGGCATTGTTCCCATGAAATTTGAGCACGCCTTCTATTGTACCCGCACCCAACAGATGGCCACTACTAAAACGAGCCCCAGCAGTAAGGAAGAACGCATTCACCTCTCGGGAACCAAGGTGCGAGAGCTACTCCGCCAAGGTAAAATGCCGCCACCAGAATTTTCTCGGCCTGAAGTGGCCCAGGAATTGATTCGGGCCATGCAAGCCGCGGCCACTGAGGGGTAA
- a CDS encoding EutN/CcmL family microcompartment protein has protein sequence MQIAKVLGTVVSTHKTRSLTGVKLLVVQYINAQGQALDQYEVAADIVGAGVNEWVLVTRGSAARKDSGNEERPLDAMVIGIIDTVTVENRSLYSKKDEYRTST, from the coding sequence ATGCAAATTGCCAAAGTACTTGGCACGGTGGTAAGCACTCATAAAACCCGTAGTTTAACGGGAGTTAAGCTCCTAGTAGTCCAATACATTAACGCTCAAGGTCAAGCCCTTGACCAGTACGAAGTGGCGGCGGATATTGTCGGTGCTGGCGTTAATGAATGGGTACTCGTCACGCGGGGGAGTGCCGCTCGGAAGGATAGTGGAAATGAAGAGCGACCCCTAGATGCCATGGTGATTGGTATTATCGACACCGTGACCGTGGAGAATCGTTCCTTGTACAGCAAAAAAGATGAGTATCGTACTTCAACCTAA
- a CDS encoding PAS domain S-box protein, producing the protein MAFKAFLDACPLGIFILDAQGHPYYANLKAIDLLGKGVLPQANLEQLNVIYQAYQAGTNQLYPLAEHPLLLAFQGETNTVTDLEIHQGGQIIPIELTASPIFDSQGTMTFVMAILQDLRERQRQAQQQEQFRRELIRRNQGLQQENDSLKAKLQQLSCQK; encoded by the coding sequence ATGGCGTTCAAAGCTTTTTTAGATGCTTGTCCTCTAGGAATTTTCATTCTGGATGCCCAAGGCCACCCCTACTATGCCAATCTCAAGGCCATCGATCTATTAGGTAAAGGCGTTCTTCCTCAGGCTAATTTAGAGCAGTTAAACGTGATTTACCAGGCCTATCAAGCTGGCACCAATCAACTCTATCCTTTAGCAGAGCATCCTCTCCTCCTGGCCTTTCAGGGAGAAACGAATACCGTGACGGATCTGGAGATCCACCAGGGCGGCCAGATTATTCCCATTGAACTCACGGCCAGCCCCATCTTTGATAGCCAGGGAACCATGACCTTTGTAATGGCCATTTTGCAAGACTTGCGGGAACGCCAGCGCCAAGCCCAACAGCAGGAGCAATTTCGTCGGGAACTGATTCGTCGTAACCAAGGACTCCAACAGGAAAATGACAGCCTCAAGGCCAAGCTACAGCAACTGAGTTGCCAGAAATAG
- a CDS encoding ribulose bisphosphate carboxylase small subunit, with product MAVRTTVAPTSPWAKNLAEPQIDQTAYIHSFSNLVGDVRVEARVTIAPGTSIRADEGTPFRIGEDTLIQEGVVIHGLDQGQILGDDQAEYSVWIGSGACIAHLALIHGPVYIGDRAFIGFRSTVFNARVGADCIVMMHALIQDVAIPPGKFVPSGAVITNQQQAENLPDIQKSDRLLVQQIKNLGLDLDPGTVVTGPQTPSSPGDSLENPGVVNETHYINSGKTMGVNADVRNQIRALLAQNYAISGEHANERRFKTKSWISCGIAEGYRDEQIIATVEGWLQDHAGEYVRLIGIDTQAKRRAVEVIIQRPGDAPGIPARGTSATRHYNGGNQGSNNSLVGLKADIASQVRSLLHQGCKIGLEHANARRFKTSSWLTGDIIDTPREGEAIQRIEAFLADHAGEYVRIIGIDPVAKRRLAEVVIQRPGEDSSKGSSNGNGSAYSGASGLGTTGLTADVTAQVRSLLGQGYGIAVEHTDKRRFRAKSWDSCAAITSSREADVLAAVMACVADHPGQYVRLIGIDRKAKRRVAEVIIQRPEDGNGNGKAPTTRAPLSTTPVAPSPSYGNSYSSSISQSLSADVVNQVRSLLAQGYQIGTEHTDPRRFRAKSWQSCAPITSTREAEVLRSLENCLADHSGEYVRLLGIDTKAKRRVLETIIQRP from the coding sequence ATGGCAGTCCGTACTACAGTTGCTCCTACTAGCCCCTGGGCCAAAAACCTGGCGGAGCCCCAGATCGATCAAACGGCTTATATCCATTCCTTTTCTAACCTGGTTGGGGATGTGCGAGTCGAAGCAAGGGTAACCATTGCTCCCGGAACATCCATTCGAGCGGACGAAGGAACGCCTTTTCGGATCGGAGAGGACACCCTGATCCAAGAAGGGGTTGTGATTCATGGTCTAGACCAGGGCCAGATTTTGGGGGATGACCAGGCTGAGTACTCGGTTTGGATTGGTTCTGGGGCCTGTATTGCTCACCTGGCATTGATCCATGGGCCCGTTTATATTGGCGACCGGGCCTTTATTGGTTTCCGCTCGACGGTCTTTAATGCTCGGGTTGGCGCGGATTGTATTGTCATGATGCACGCCTTAATTCAGGACGTAGCTATTCCCCCAGGCAAGTTTGTCCCCTCTGGCGCTGTGATTACCAACCAACAGCAAGCGGAGAATTTGCCGGATATCCAAAAGAGTGACCGCCTACTGGTTCAACAGATCAAAAATCTAGGGCTGGATTTAGATCCGGGGACTGTGGTCACGGGCCCTCAGACCCCCTCTTCTCCAGGGGATTCCTTGGAAAATCCGGGTGTTGTAAACGAAACTCACTATATAAATTCAGGAAAAACGATGGGTGTTAATGCAGACGTTAGAAACCAAATCCGAGCCTTGTTAGCCCAAAACTATGCCATTAGTGGTGAACACGCTAACGAGCGCCGCTTTAAAACCAAATCTTGGATTAGTTGTGGCATTGCCGAAGGCTATCGAGATGAACAAATTATTGCGACAGTAGAGGGCTGGCTCCAGGACCACGCTGGGGAGTATGTCCGTTTGATTGGCATTGATACCCAGGCTAAACGTCGGGCGGTTGAAGTAATTATCCAGCGCCCAGGCGATGCTCCTGGAATCCCGGCCCGGGGGACGAGTGCGACACGTCACTACAACGGTGGTAATCAGGGGTCGAATAATTCCTTGGTTGGCCTCAAGGCGGATATCGCCAGCCAAGTGCGTTCTTTGCTTCATCAAGGTTGCAAAATTGGTCTGGAACACGCCAATGCCCGCCGTTTTAAAACCAGTTCCTGGTTGACGGGTGATATTATTGACACGCCCCGGGAAGGAGAAGCGATCCAACGTATCGAAGCCTTCTTGGCCGATCATGCCGGAGAGTACGTTCGTATAATTGGCATTGACCCCGTTGCGAAGCGCCGTCTGGCAGAAGTGGTAATTCAGCGGCCGGGAGAAGATAGCAGTAAGGGCTCTAGTAATGGCAATGGTAGTGCTTACTCCGGCGCTTCCGGTCTCGGGACAACCGGCCTGACGGCGGATGTGACGGCCCAAGTCCGCAGTCTACTGGGCCAGGGCTACGGCATTGCTGTGGAGCATACCGATAAACGACGGTTCCGGGCCAAATCCTGGGATAGCTGTGCCGCCATTACTAGTAGCCGCGAAGCGGATGTGTTAGCGGCAGTAATGGCCTGTGTGGCGGACCATCCCGGCCAATACGTTCGTTTGATTGGTATTGACCGCAAGGCCAAACGTCGTGTGGCAGAAGTGATTATCCAACGCCCGGAGGATGGCAATGGAAATGGCAAGGCCCCAACGACCCGCGCCCCCCTAAGTACGACTCCAGTGGCCCCTAGCCCTAGCTACGGTAACAGCTATAGCTCTAGCATCAGCCAAAGCCTAAGTGCAGACGTTGTGAACCAAGTCCGCTCTCTCCTGGCCCAGGGATACCAAATTGGTACAGAGCATACCGACCCGCGTCGTTTCCGGGCAAAATCGTGGCAGAGTTGCGCACCGATTACCAGTACTCGGGAAGCAGAGGTTTTACGCTCCCTCGAAAATTGTCTGGCCGATCATAGTGGCGAATATGTCCGCTTGTTAGGGATTGATACCAAGGCCAAGCGGCGTGTGCTTGAGACCATTATTCAACGTCCCTAG
- a CDS encoding BMC domain-containing protein: MSIAVGMVETLGFPAVVEAADAMVKAARVTLVGYEKIGSGRVTVIVRGDVSEVQASVSAGIQNALRVNGGEVLSNHIIARPHENLEYVLPIRYTEAVEQFRDIVNPRPLRRI; the protein is encoded by the coding sequence ATGTCAATTGCAGTTGGAATGGTAGAAACCTTAGGGTTTCCAGCAGTCGTCGAAGCAGCGGATGCGATGGTTAAAGCAGCCCGTGTTACCCTGGTCGGCTACGAAAAAATTGGTAGTGGGCGCGTGACGGTCATTGTTCGCGGCGATGTTTCAGAAGTCCAGGCCTCTGTATCGGCCGGGATTCAAAATGCTCTGCGGGTCAACGGTGGAGAAGTCCTCTCGAACCATATCATTGCCCGTCCCCACGAAAACTTGGAATACGTCTTGCCCATTCGCTACACCGAAGCGGTCGAACAATTTCGGGATATTGTTAACCCGCGTCCCCTCCGGCGGATCTAG
- a CDS encoding NAD-dependent epimerase/dehydratase family protein: MRVLVIGGDGYCGWATALHLSNKGYEVGILDSLVRRFWDAQLGAETLTPIATIHQRIQRWYELTGKKIDLFIGDINDYSFLTQSLRRFEPSAIVHFGEQRSAPFSMIDREHAVLTQANNVIGNLNLLYAMKEDFPNAHLVKLGTMGEYGTPNIDIEEGYITIEHNGRKDTLPYPKQPGSFYHLSKVHDSHNIHFACKIWGLRATDLNQGIVYGVLTEETGMDEMLINRLDYDGVFGTALNRFCIQAAIGHPLTVYGKGGQTRGLLDIRDTVRCIELAIANPAEPGQFRVFNQFTELFSIADLANMVQKAGAAMGLKVDVNHLENPRVELEEHYFNAKNTKLLDLGLKPHYLSDSLLDSLLNFATRYKDRIDQKHILPTVSWRR, encoded by the coding sequence ATGCGAGTTCTGGTTATTGGTGGTGATGGCTACTGCGGTTGGGCTACGGCACTCCATCTGTCCAACAAGGGATACGAAGTCGGGATTCTAGATAGTTTAGTGCGTCGTTTTTGGGATGCCCAGTTAGGCGCAGAGACCCTAACGCCGATTGCAACCATTCATCAGCGAATTCAGCGATGGTACGAGCTAACGGGCAAAAAAATTGATTTATTTATCGGTGATATCAACGACTATAGTTTTTTAACCCAATCCCTACGACGCTTTGAACCCAGTGCCATTGTTCATTTTGGGGAACAACGTTCGGCACCGTTCTCGATGATTGACCGGGAACATGCCGTACTGACCCAAGCCAATAATGTTATTGGCAACCTCAATCTCCTCTACGCAATGAAAGAGGATTTCCCCAATGCCCACTTGGTTAAGTTGGGAACCATGGGAGAATACGGCACGCCCAATATTGATATCGAAGAAGGCTACATTACCATTGAACATAATGGTCGTAAAGATACCCTTCCCTACCCGAAACAGCCCGGTAGTTTCTATCACCTGAGTAAGGTTCACGATAGCCATAATATTCATTTTGCCTGCAAAATTTGGGGTCTGCGGGCGACGGATCTAAACCAGGGTATTGTCTACGGCGTGTTGACGGAAGAAACAGGCATGGATGAAATGCTGATCAACCGCTTGGATTACGACGGGGTCTTTGGAACGGCTTTAAATCGTTTTTGTATCCAGGCCGCCATTGGCCATCCCCTGACGGTCTACGGCAAAGGGGGCCAAACCCGAGGCTTGTTGGATATTCGGGACACGGTGCGTTGTATTGAACTGGCTATCGCCAATCCCGCAGAGCCAGGCCAATTCCGGGTCTTTAACCAGTTCACAGAACTCTTTAGTATTGCCGATTTGGCCAACATGGTACAAAAAGCGGGCGCAGCCATGGGCCTCAAAGTGGACGTTAACCACCTAGAAAACCCTCGGGTAGAGCTAGAAGAGCACTACTTTAACGCTAAAAATACGAAGCTTCTGGATTTGGGTCTCAAACCCCACTATCTCTCTGACTCCCTCCTGGATTCCTTGCTGAACTTTGCCACCCGCTACAAAGACCGTATTGACCAGAAACATATTCTACCCACGGTTTCCTGGCGACGCTAA
- a CDS encoding BMC domain-containing protein: MSIAVGMIETKGFPAVVEAADSMVKAARVTLVGYEKIGSGRVTVIVRGDVSEVQASISAGIEAANRVNGGEVLSTHIIARPHENLEYVLPIRYTEDVEQFRTY, encoded by the coding sequence ATGTCAATTGCAGTAGGAATGATAGAGACCAAAGGCTTCCCGGCTGTTGTTGAAGCCGCTGATTCGATGGTCAAAGCGGCTCGAGTAACGTTAGTCGGTTATGAAAAAATCGGCAGTGGTCGCGTGACTGTCATTGTCCGAGGCGACGTGTCTGAAGTCCAGGCCTCTATTTCCGCAGGCATTGAAGCGGCTAATCGGGTTAATGGGGGAGAAGTATTATCGACCCACATCATTGCACGTCCCCACGAAAACCTGGAATACGTTCTTCCGATTCGTTATACCGAAGACGTAGAACAATTCCGTACCTACTAA
- a CDS encoding carbonic anhydrase: MEKLLEGLQQFQMGYFSSHRDLFEQLSHGQHPRILFITCSDSRIDPNLITQAQVGELFVIRNAGNIIPPYGAANGGEGAAMEYALAALGIEQIIVCGHSHCGAMKGLLKLNSLQEKLPLVYDWLKHAEATRRLMLENYSNLEGEELIEMTVAENVLTQLENLQTYPIIRSKLHQGKLALHGWIYRIETGEVLAYDGVLHDFVPPQSRLSTPEPEYNLHPSCPLLSHQPFKIASPATPLSTLAVPANRPMSRPGFAHLSPEQAERIYRGSV, translated from the coding sequence ATGGAAAAACTCCTTGAGGGACTACAACAGTTTCAGATGGGTTACTTTAGCTCCCATCGAGACTTGTTTGAGCAATTATCCCACGGTCAACACCCCCGGATTTTGTTCATTACTTGCTCGGATTCCCGCATTGACCCCAATCTAATTACCCAGGCCCAGGTAGGGGAATTATTTGTGATTCGGAATGCCGGTAATATTATTCCCCCCTACGGAGCGGCCAATGGAGGAGAAGGAGCGGCGATGGAATACGCCCTTGCCGCTCTGGGTATCGAGCAAATTATTGTCTGTGGCCATTCCCACTGCGGTGCGATGAAAGGCCTCCTCAAGCTTAACTCTCTCCAAGAAAAACTCCCCCTCGTCTACGATTGGCTCAAACACGCAGAAGCTACTCGTCGCCTCATGCTGGAAAATTACAGCAACCTAGAGGGAGAGGAACTAATCGAGATGACAGTGGCCGAAAATGTCCTAACTCAACTCGAAAATTTACAGACTTACCCCATCATTCGCTCAAAACTCCACCAAGGAAAGTTGGCCCTGCACGGTTGGATCTATCGCATTGAAACCGGAGAAGTTCTGGCCTATGACGGGGTTCTCCACGATTTCGTCCCTCCCCAGAGTCGGTTATCGACCCCGGAGCCAGAGTATAATCTCCACCCCAGTTGTCCGCTCCTGAGCCATCAGCCCTTCAAGATTGCTAGTCCGGCAACGCCCCTCTCAACCCTAGCTGTACCAGCGAATCGTCCCATGTCCCGGCCGGGGTTCGCCCATTTGTCCCCAGAACAAGCCGAAAGAATCTATCGGGGTTCTGTCTAG
- a CDS encoding caspase family protein codes for MSLNRRTFLKCGFGLGASSLAWGTLPWQGWADSFQATAATAPRKLALLVGINQYAKPATGNNLLPDLGGCATDVALYRDLLVERYGFQPTDVLSLVDSQATLADLKTAFQEHLIQPARAGDWIVVHFSGYGTWLPQPASLTMPEPVLLTAEAGESTTSLVGLAWSELWSLVQGLATDKVTLILDSSFSPRSTSLSGNLQSRSAPLEGIVPAPTLPDLKKNLKNRWVLWATQADGEAFELRGNGFQCGMFSEALTQYLWQAATPQRLQVALAHTADSLVPRLGNQQQPQGSGNPSGTWGDTTLAGPFLGADGFVQESLDEQTLLLSLRGLAPDLLNCSRLNSQFQVQTADSTLPLIVKITEHNGFQAKAVIQGSLVAIPQPGQGIQEKVRAVPRHPSLTLALGHQLDRIERVDATSALTAVTTVTQVVNAGEQMADCVLEKSSDDGYILLTEGGQTLGKLKAKESEAIKSAIGRLNPVFERLLALKWLRLLINDGATTLGLRASLGSLEGQRLRWWQQRETVHSQRTAPLVTTFLPQIARDIPLQLQLDNLSNLDLYYQILGLGSQGQMIAWYETPTPLMAYQNQIAPKLHRLPSGKTSGLNQWFVVAAPASFGVVQSLFANWAPTPGQFVDIPQPLTLIRALLEALQAPALASDGENYYLALTDWVTLPLLYQIAGEG; via the coding sequence ATGAGCTTGAATCGACGAACCTTCCTGAAATGCGGCTTTGGCCTGGGGGCCAGTTCCCTGGCCTGGGGAACGCTTCCCTGGCAAGGCTGGGCAGACTCGTTTCAAGCCACCGCCGCGACGGCCCCCCGTAAGTTGGCCCTGCTGGTGGGTATTAATCAGTACGCAAAACCGGCGACAGGCAATAATCTTCTGCCCGACTTGGGGGGCTGTGCCACCGATGTGGCCCTGTACCGGGATCTATTGGTGGAGCGTTACGGTTTTCAGCCAACGGATGTCCTGAGTTTAGTGGATAGTCAGGCCACGTTAGCTGACCTGAAAACTGCCTTTCAAGAGCATTTAATCCAACCGGCCCGGGCCGGAGATTGGATTGTTGTTCACTTCAGTGGTTATGGCACTTGGTTACCACAACCCGCAAGCCTGACAATGCCTGAGCCTGTTCTCCTGACGGCTGAAGCTGGAGAATCAACGACATCGTTAGTGGGCCTGGCCTGGTCTGAGTTATGGAGTCTCGTACAGGGCCTAGCCACCGATAAAGTCACCCTGATTCTGGACAGTAGTTTTAGTCCTCGCTCAACCAGCCTATCCGGCAATTTGCAGAGTCGGAGTGCTCCTTTAGAGGGGATCGTCCCGGCTCCCACCCTCCCGGATCTGAAAAAAAACCTCAAAAATCGCTGGGTGCTCTGGGCGACGCAGGCCGATGGGGAAGCCTTTGAATTACGCGGGAATGGCTTTCAGTGCGGAATGTTTAGCGAGGCTCTGACCCAATACCTCTGGCAAGCGGCTACGCCCCAGCGTCTCCAGGTGGCCCTGGCCCATACAGCAGATAGTCTTGTCCCCCGTCTGGGAAATCAGCAACAACCCCAGGGGAGCGGCAACCCCTCCGGAACCTGGGGCGACACGACCTTAGCAGGGCCTTTTCTGGGGGCAGACGGCTTTGTGCAGGAGAGCCTAGACGAACAGACACTCCTACTCTCGCTTCGGGGGCTAGCTCCCGATCTGCTCAATTGCTCCCGTCTTAATTCCCAGTTCCAAGTCCAGACCGCCGATAGTACCCTGCCCCTAATTGTCAAAATTACAGAACACAATGGTTTCCAGGCAAAGGCCGTGATTCAAGGTTCCCTTGTTGCGATACCCCAGCCCGGCCAAGGGATTCAAGAAAAAGTCCGGGCTGTACCCCGACATCCGAGCCTTACGTTGGCCCTGGGGCATCAATTAGATCGTATTGAGCGGGTCGATGCCACCAGTGCTCTCACCGCCGTTACGACCGTGACCCAGGTCGTCAACGCTGGAGAGCAAATGGCGGATTGTGTCTTGGAAAAATCCAGCGATGACGGTTATATCCTGCTCACGGAGGGGGGGCAGACGTTGGGGAAACTCAAGGCCAAGGAAAGCGAAGCCATTAAATCGGCGATTGGTCGTCTGAACCCTGTTTTTGAACGATTACTGGCCCTGAAATGGTTGCGGCTACTAATCAATGACGGCGCGACGACCCTCGGTCTGCGGGCGAGTCTAGGAAGCCTGGAGGGCCAGCGTCTCCGTTGGTGGCAACAACGTGAAACCGTCCACTCCCAAAGAACCGCCCCACTGGTTACCACCTTTTTGCCCCAAATTGCCCGGGACATTCCCCTCCAATTACAGCTCGACAACCTTAGTAACCTGGACTTGTACTATCAAATTCTGGGATTAGGGAGCCAGGGCCAGATGATCGCTTGGTACGAAACCCCGACTCCCCTGATGGCCTATCAAAATCAGATAGCGCCGAAGCTCCACCGCTTGCCTAGTGGTAAAACTTCCGGTCTAAACCAATGGTTTGTGGTGGCGGCCCCAGCCTCCTTCGGAGTAGTTCAGAGCCTCTTCGCCAACTGGGCTCCCACGCCAGGTCAGTTCGTTGACATTCCTCAGCCCCTGACGTTGATTCGTGCCCTGCTAGAGGCTCTGCAAGCGCCGGCCCTCGCCTCAGACGGAGAGAATTATTATCTGGCCCTCACCGATTGGGTAACGTTGCCCTTGTTGTACCAAATAGCCGGCGAAGGTTAG